Sequence from the Hamadaea flava genome:
ACGGTGAGCGACGTGCCGACGGCCCAGAAGAGGTCGCAGGCCGCCGCGACCTGCGCGGCCCGGTCGATGGTGTCCGGATCGAGCATCTCGCCGAACATGATCGTCCCGGACTTGAGGATGCCGCCGCACTCGGTGCAGCTGGGATCGGGCTCGCCCTCCTCGACGCGGTCGAGTGCCTCGCGCATCGTCGTACGCGCACCGCAGTCCACGCACCGCACGGTGAACATGGTGCCGTGCAACTCGATGACCTTGCGATCGGCGATTCCGGCTTTCTGATGCAGCCCGTCGATGTTCTGCGTGACGACGCGCAGCGGGAAACCGTTGCGCTCCAGGTCGGCCAGCGCCTCATGGGCCGCGTTCGGCCGGGCTGTCCACGCTGGACTGTCCTTGCGCGCCAGCCAGGACGCCTTCCGCACCTCCTCGTCGGCCAGGTAGTTCTGCAGCGTGAACAGCTTCTCCTTGGCCGGGTCGCGGGTCCAGACGCCGTTGGGGCCGCGGAAGTCGGGAATGCCGGAGTCGGTGGAGATCCCGGCCCCGGTCAGCACGGTGATCAGCGGCTTCTGCTTGGTCATGGCTCCATGATCCCAGCCCCGGCAACGCATATCAGGCAGCGACTCTTCCCGTACGCTGTCGCGATGCCCTCCGAGCAGCCTCGAGTATTCGCGGCGAAAGACCTGGTCGTTCTCACCGGCGCGGATGTCGTCCGCAAGCGGCCACGCATGTACTACGGCGTCGACCAGGACGACCCCGCCCTCCCCGGGGCGGTGCTGCGGAGCGTCGTGCAGGGCGTCCTCCACGTGCCGCCGGCTCGGGAGTCGCTGGAGATCGTGGTGACGATCAGCGGCGATCTGGTCTTCAGCGTCCACGACAACGGCGGCGGAATGTCCCCGCACACCGGGCACCCGGCTCAGCGACCAGACCCGGAGGCGATGCTGACCACGATCCATGCCGGTCACGATGATCGGGCCGGCGAGATCGGTCCTGCGGCCACCTTGTGTCGGCGGGTGGAGGTGTGGACACACTGGGAAGGCGTGGCCTACGCGACCGAGATGGCCGCCGACCGCACTGTTACCCCGCTCCGGGAGCTGGGTCCGGCTACGGAAGAGGGCACGAAGATCCGGATGTGGCTCGATCCCGAGTATTTCGC
This genomic interval carries:
- a CDS encoding SIR2 family NAD-dependent protein deacylase, which codes for MTKQKPLITVLTGAGISTDSGIPDFRGPNGVWTRDPAKEKLFTLQNYLADEEVRKASWLARKDSPAWTARPNAAHEALADLERNGFPLRVVTQNIDGLHQKAGIADRKVIELHGTMFTVRCVDCGARTTMREALDRVEEGEPDPSCTECGGILKSGTIMFGEMLDPDTIDRAAQVAAACDLFWAVGTSLTVEPAASLCAIAAQAGARITIVNAQATPYDPLASTIVREPIGEALPKLVQTLVQEYA